One Robbsia sp. KACC 23696 DNA segment encodes these proteins:
- the tkt gene encoding transketolase has protein sequence MTLQTSSQMTPLANAIRFLAVDAVEKAKSGHPGMPMGMAEIAVALWQKHLKHNPSDPLWFDRDRFVLSNGHGSMLLYALLHLTGYDLPIGELKQFRQLHSKTPGHPEWGITAGVETTTGPLGQGIANAVGMALAEVLLAREFNRPGHDIVDHHTYAFVGDGCLMEGISHEVCSLAGTLGLSKLIVLYDDNGISIDGHVEYWFGDDTPKRFEAYGWNVVRGVDGHDIAAVDAAITAAKAAGKPSLICCKTVIGKGSPNRAGTHDVHGAALGADEIAATRAALGWPYPAFEVPEEIYASWDARETGKQAQAEWDARFAAYGAAFPTEAAEFGRRMRGELPADWATQAAAIVDGANSRAETVATRKASQQAIEGLAAALPELLGGSADLTGSNLTNWKAAKPVRASAEGTQGGNYINYGVREFGMSAAINGIVAHGGFVTFGGTFLTFSDYSRNALRVAALMKARSLFVFTHDSIGLGEDGPTHQSIEHVASLRMIPNLDVWRPCDTVESAVAWTQSVERKTGPAALIFSRQNLPFQARTDAQIANIARGGYVLLDWNEEIPARKVILLATGSEIGLAMEAVEALQQVGIGARVVSMPSTDVFDRQDAAYRERVLPKGVARVAIEMGVSDFWRKYVGLEGGVVGIDTFGESAPAPVLFQHFGFTVDNVVKTVKTVLD, from the coding sequence ATGACTCTCCAGACCAGCAGCCAGATGACGCCCCTAGCCAATGCGATCCGCTTCCTTGCCGTGGACGCCGTGGAAAAGGCAAAGTCCGGCCACCCGGGTATGCCGATGGGCATGGCCGAAATCGCCGTGGCGCTGTGGCAGAAACACCTGAAGCACAATCCGTCGGATCCGCTGTGGTTCGATCGTGACCGTTTCGTGCTCTCGAACGGCCATGGTTCGATGTTGCTGTACGCATTGCTGCATCTGACCGGCTATGACTTGCCGATCGGCGAACTGAAGCAGTTCCGTCAATTGCACAGCAAGACGCCGGGTCACCCGGAATGGGGCATCACCGCAGGTGTCGAGACGACCACCGGACCGCTGGGCCAGGGCATCGCGAACGCGGTGGGCATGGCCTTGGCCGAAGTGCTGCTGGCGCGTGAGTTCAACCGCCCGGGCCACGATATCGTCGATCACCACACCTATGCTTTCGTCGGTGACGGCTGCCTGATGGAAGGGATTTCGCACGAAGTCTGCTCGCTGGCCGGTACGCTGGGCCTATCGAAGCTGATCGTGCTGTACGACGACAATGGCATCTCGATCGATGGTCATGTCGAATACTGGTTCGGCGACGACACGCCGAAGCGCTTCGAGGCCTATGGCTGGAACGTCGTGCGCGGCGTGGACGGTCACGACATCGCCGCCGTCGATGCCGCCATCACGGCCGCCAAGGCGGCGGGCAAGCCGTCGCTGATCTGCTGCAAGACGGTGATCGGCAAGGGTTCGCCGAACAGGGCCGGCACGCATGACGTGCACGGCGCCGCGCTGGGCGCGGATGAAATCGCCGCGACGCGTGCCGCGCTGGGCTGGCCGTACCCGGCATTCGAAGTGCCGGAAGAAATCTACGCATCGTGGGATGCGCGCGAAACCGGCAAGCAAGCCCAAGCCGAATGGGATGCCCGTTTCGCCGCCTATGGCGCGGCGTTTCCCACGGAAGCCGCCGAGTTTGGCCGCCGCATGCGCGGTGAGCTGCCGGCCGACTGGGCGACGCAGGCTGCCGCGATCGTCGACGGCGCGAACAGCCGCGCCGAAACGGTGGCAACGCGCAAGGCGTCGCAACAGGCCATCGAAGGCCTGGCCGCGGCGCTGCCGGAATTGCTCGGCGGCTCGGCCGATTTGACCGGCTCGAACCTGACGAACTGGAAAGCGGCAAAGCCGGTTCGCGCGAGCGCCGAAGGCACGCAGGGCGGCAACTACATCAACTACGGTGTGCGCGAATTCGGCATGAGCGCGGCGATCAACGGCATCGTCGCGCACGGCGGCTTCGTCACCTTCGGCGGGACGTTCCTGACGTTCTCGGATTACAGCCGCAACGCCTTGCGCGTGGCCGCGCTGATGAAGGCGCGCTCGCTGTTCGTCTTCACGCACGATTCGATCGGTCTGGGCGAAGACGGCCCGACGCACCAATCGATCGAACACGTGGCCAGCCTGCGCATGATTCCGAATCTGGACGTCTGGCGTCCGTGCGACACGGTCGAATCGGCCGTGGCGTGGACGCAGTCCGTCGAACGCAAGACCGGCCCGGCCGCGCTGATCTTTAGCCGCCAGAACCTGCCGTTCCAGGCGCGTACCGACGCGCAGATCGCCAACATCGCCCGCGGTGGCTATGTGCTGCTCGATTGGAACGAAGAGATTCCGGCGCGCAAGGTCATTCTGCTGGCTACCGGCTCCGAAATAGGCCTGGCGATGGAGGCCGTCGAGGCGCTCCAGCAGGTCGGGATCGGTGCCCGGGTCGTATCCATGCCGTCGACCGATGTGTTCGACCGGCAGGATGCCGCATACCGCGAACGCGTGCTGCCGAAGGGCGTGGCACGGGTCGCGATCGAAATGGGAGTCAGCGACTTCTGGCGCAAATACGTGGGTCTCGAGGGCGGCGTGGTCGGTATCGACACGTTCGGCGAATCGGCCCCGGCGCCGGTGCTGTTCCAGCACTTCGGCTTCACCGTGGACAACGTGGTGAAGACCGTGAAGACGGTGCTCGACTGA
- a CDS encoding 16S rRNA (uracil(1498)-N(3))-methyltransferase: MPSPRFFVDLPLAAGTTLSLPAETVRHLQVLRLRDGDALTLFNGNGKAYDVRLDLLEKRAAQASVLAEQVDVGDAEPPYRIELVQGLASNEKMDWLIEKAVELGVDTITPVLAQRSVVKLQGERLERRHAHWEALVRAACEQCGRNVIPTMRVPQSFERVLAERGADKAVTDGSADDPATPLRWLLSPRAATPFAQLPTTAPRATVQLWIGPEGGWSDQEEAAAREAGIAALSLGPRVLRTETAGMAVLAALAGRWGGW; encoded by the coding sequence ATGCCAAGTCCCCGATTCTTCGTCGATCTGCCGCTGGCCGCCGGCACGACGCTCTCCCTCCCGGCCGAAACCGTGCGGCACCTGCAGGTCCTCCGACTCCGCGACGGCGATGCGCTGACGCTGTTCAACGGCAACGGCAAGGCCTATGACGTGCGGCTCGACCTGCTCGAGAAACGCGCCGCGCAGGCCAGCGTGCTCGCCGAACAAGTGGACGTCGGCGATGCCGAACCGCCCTATCGGATCGAATTGGTCCAGGGTCTGGCGAGCAACGAGAAAATGGATTGGCTGATCGAGAAAGCCGTCGAGCTTGGCGTCGACACGATCACGCCCGTCCTCGCGCAGCGCAGCGTCGTCAAGCTGCAGGGCGAGCGACTGGAACGCCGCCACGCGCACTGGGAAGCGCTGGTCCGCGCCGCTTGCGAGCAATGCGGGCGGAATGTGATCCCGACGATGCGGGTGCCGCAGTCGTTCGAGCGCGTGTTGGCCGAGCGCGGCGCCGATAAAGCGGTGACCGACGGCAGCGCCGACGACCCCGCGACGCCGCTGCGCTGGCTGCTGTCGCCACGCGCCGCGACACCGTTTGCGCAATTGCCGACGACGGCGCCGCGCGCCACGGTCCAATTATGGATTGGCCCGGAAGGGGGGTGGTCGGATCAGGAAGAAGCGGCGGCGCGAGAGGCCGGCATCGCCGCCTTATCGCTGGGACCGCGCGTGTTGCGCACCGAGACGGCCGGCATGGCCGTTCTGGCCGCGTTGGCGGGGCGATGGGGCGGCTGGTGA
- a CDS encoding barstar family protein, which yields MSGNHSAQETVVAVDLFGRSDLNLFRRVMSLRDSAVERQPTAPSVPEDTTVDMFRTVRSNIVQSIRAFRVIDLAEQAKRLDQHFFYADCSAANTKGEVLEAISRAFYFPKHFGKNFDALYDSLTDLVAKSGRQTGFVIVLDSLPAVQKFDKEARENLLDVFREASEFWAERGVSFRVFYSFI from the coding sequence ATGAGCGGCAACCATTCTGCGCAAGAGACCGTCGTCGCAGTTGATCTTTTCGGACGCAGCGACTTGAACCTGTTCCGTCGGGTCATGTCGCTGCGCGACAGCGCGGTGGAGCGCCAGCCAACGGCTCCCAGTGTGCCCGAGGACACGACGGTCGACATGTTCCGCACGGTGCGGTCCAATATCGTGCAATCGATCCGCGCGTTCCGGGTGATCGATCTCGCCGAGCAGGCGAAGCGACTCGACCAACATTTCTTCTATGCCGATTGCTCGGCGGCGAACACCAAGGGTGAAGTACTCGAGGCGATTTCACGCGCCTTTTATTTCCCGAAACATTTTGGGAAAAACTTCGATGCGCTCTACGATTCGCTGACCGATCTGGTCGCGAAGTCCGGGCGGCAGACCGGTTTCGTCATCGTCTTGGACAGCTTGCCGGCCGTGCAGAAGTTCGACAAGGAAGCGCGTGAAAACCTGTTGGACGTATTCCGCGAAGCGTCGGAATTCTGGGCCGAGCGCGGCGTGTCCTTCCGCGTGTTCTATTCCTTCATCTAA